One window of the Eucalyptus grandis isolate ANBG69807.140 chromosome 6, ASM1654582v1, whole genome shotgun sequence genome contains the following:
- the LOC104449411 gene encoding uncharacterized protein LOC104449411 gives MASLTPGVLLKLLQSIHSNVKVRGEYRSVLLQVISIVPALSGSELWPNQGFFVKVSDSSHSTYVSLSKEDNELILNNKLQLGQFFYVDRAEAGTPVPILVGVRPIPGRNPFVGNPKDLMQILEPPEGPSPLQGEAISSTKLNEQTERKEKDETVKQKFVIKEEKVAVASRYMQGVLVSHKVGESDSNGGKACESENGGSGKRAGLARCKQPELKDQTRPSTPPRSRPEALALKPDALIPNMRDAAAPLKSMPKRAISKQENMHANLPPVNKERIYSSESMMWASLPPSLLKSGKEMLKRRNVASLVAAEAQKEASAAGTLIKCLSMFVDLSSSTAAEDPHGSLTKFFTLHQLIDQLNQSTLLRNTVLPLSSHSPTTKIEKPNNNGVTTPGRGILKSSKPNLEITVTEKLEWAKGDGAREIKEMRQTLLQETECWFLKFLEGVLDTGFRASAPESKGKDAFGRRAETKNNHIAVTLSQLKQASEWLDRFRGKLQSQNSGLQLETVDRLKQKVYSSLLVHVESAATALETRSDRG, from the exons ATGGCATCCCTTACGCCAGGAGTGCTTCTAAAGCTCCTTCAGAGCATACACTCCAATGTCAAAGTTCGTGGAGAATATCGATCTGTCCTCCTACAAGTCATTAGCATCGTGCCGGCCTTAAGTGGATCAGAACTGTGGCCTAACCAAGGGTTCTTTGTGAAAGTATCTGATTCCTCTCACTCCACATACGTCTCGCTATCAAAAGAAGACAATGAACTCATTCTGAACAACAAGTTGCAACTAGGCCAGTTCTTTTATGTTGATCGAGCCGAAGCAGGCACACCTGTGCCTATACTAGTCGGGGTAAGACCGATTCCTGGGAGGAATCCCTTTGTGGGAAATCCAAAAGACTTGATGCAAATATTAGAGCCACCTGAAGGGCCTAGTCCATTGCAAGGTGAAGCAATTAGTAGCACCAAATTGAATGAGCaaacagaaagaaaagagaaagatgaaACCGTGAAACAGAAGTTTGTtatcaaagaagaaaaggtgGCTGTCGCATCAAGGTACATGCAGGGTGTTTTAGTGTCCCACAAAGTTGGTGAATCCGATTCAAATGGAGGGAAGGCATGTGAAAGTGAGAATGGGGGGTCTGGAAAAAGGGCTGGCTTAGCAAGATGCAAACAGCCAGAGCTTAAAGATCAG ACACGTCCATCTACTCCTCCTAGAAGTCGTCCTGAGGCCCTTGCATTGAAGCCAGATGCTCTGATACCCAACATGAGGGATGCCGCTGCACCTCTGAAGAGCATGCCTAAACGTGCTATAAGTAAGCAAGAAAACATGCACGCAAATCTGCCTCCTGTCAATAAAGAAAGGATTTACTCCTCCGAGTCAATGATGTGGGCCTCTCTCCCTCCCAGCCTTTTGAAATCTGGAAAG GAGATGCTCAAAAGGAGAAATGTTGCTTCTTTAGTAGCAGCAGAAGCTCAAAAGGAGGCATCAGCAGCTGGCACTTTGATTAAGTGCCTCAG CATGTTTGTGGATCTCTCCTCGTCTACTGCTGCAGAGGACCCCCATGGTTCGCTTACCAAGTTTTTTACACTCCATCAACTAATCGACCAATTAAACCAGTCGACATTGCTAAGAAATACTGTGCTTCCGTTATCTTCTCATTCTCCCACTACAAAAATCGAGAAACCTAACAACAATGGAGTCACAACTCCTGGAAGAGGTATATTAAAGTCCTCAAAGCCTAATCTTGAGATAACCGTGACTGAGAAACTGGAATGGGCAAAAGGGGATGGTGCTAGAGAGATTAAAGAGATGAGACAAACCCTCTTACAGGAAACAGAATGTTGGTTCTTAAAATTCCTGGAAGGAGTGTTGGACACTGGATTTCGTGCCAGTGCCCCTGAAAGCAAAGGCAAGGATGCTTTTGGACGACGGGCTGAGACAAAGAATAACCATATTGCTGTCACGTTATCACAGCTGAAGCAAGCAAGCGAATGGTTGGATAGATTCAGAGGCAAATTACAATCTCAAAACAGCGGACTCCAATTGGAGACTGTTGATAGACTAAAGCAGAAGGTGTACTCTTCTTTGCTCGTACACGTCGAGTCAGCTGCGACAGCTCTAGAGACCAGATCTGATCGTGGTTAA